A single Thermosynechococcus vestitus BP-1 DNA region contains:
- a CDS encoding carboxypeptidase regulatory-like domain-containing protein — MKMVLVSGAVLGWMVPKALAHGVDLRYEPQQVIRITAKYDSGQPLADARVQVFAPDRPQAAVISGTTNAQGEFQFVPDRPGQWQVQVRQAGHGGWLTIPVAPQGQTTTAAAIAVAPRVPTTLSLSQYTPAQITVMVLAVLWGAIGTACFAWSRRRVEVE; from the coding sequence ATGAAGATGGTTTTAGTGAGTGGTGCGGTCCTCGGATGGATGGTTCCTAAAGCCCTTGCCCATGGGGTGGATTTGCGCTACGAGCCCCAACAAGTTATTCGCATTACAGCGAAGTACGACAGTGGTCAACCGCTGGCAGATGCTAGGGTGCAGGTCTTTGCTCCCGATCGCCCCCAAGCAGCCGTTATTAGTGGTACCACCAATGCCCAAGGGGAATTTCAGTTTGTCCCCGATCGCCCCGGTCAGTGGCAGGTACAGGTACGCCAAGCCGGGCACGGGGGATGGCTGACTATTCCAGTCGCGCCTCAGGGGCAAACAACAACGGCAGCCGCGATCGCGGTTGCTCCAAGGGTGCCAACCACCCTTTCCCTGAGTCAATACACCCCTGCTCAAATCACAGTCATGGTCTTGGCGGTGCTGTGGGGTGCCATTGGCACTGCTTGCTTTGCGTGGTCACGACGGCGAGTAGAGGTGGAGTAA
- the cbiM gene encoding cobalt transporter CbiM: MHIPDGLVPPLWCGLGYAASGGLLWWSCRRLQRATVDTLAIVPRLALLTGAFFTASAVYIPVPPASVHLLFLGSLGVLLGEGAMIAVVVGLFLQAVMFGHGGLTTLGLNALIMGIPALVAAAVFRGVWHRWPPRGRSLLGLLLGSGAVLLAVFLFSAVVILSLPATLDQQREWLAITAIVIAHLPLAILEGVVTASLLVFLAKVKPEFLSQGLSFSGENSPYPTANPR; encoded by the coding sequence ATGCACATTCCCGATGGTTTAGTTCCGCCTCTGTGGTGCGGACTGGGCTACGCCGCTAGCGGTGGCCTCCTCTGGTGGTCTTGCCGCCGTTTACAGCGGGCGACGGTGGATACGCTGGCGATCGTCCCCCGTTTAGCCTTGTTAACAGGTGCTTTTTTCACTGCTTCCGCTGTCTATATTCCGGTGCCCCCCGCCAGTGTCCATCTCCTATTCCTGGGCAGCTTGGGGGTGCTTTTGGGGGAAGGGGCGATGATCGCCGTGGTGGTTGGGTTATTTCTACAGGCAGTCATGTTTGGGCATGGGGGCCTGACCACCCTTGGCCTCAATGCTCTGATCATGGGCATACCAGCACTGGTGGCGGCGGCTGTGTTTCGGGGGGTGTGGCATCGCTGGCCACCCAGGGGGCGATCGCTCCTGGGGTTGCTTCTAGGCAGCGGGGCAGTGTTGTTGGCGGTTTTCCTCTTTAGCGCAGTTGTTATCCTAAGCTTGCCAGCCACCTTAGATCAACAGCGGGAGTGGTTAGCGATTACTGCCATCGTGATTGCCCATCTGCCCCTTGCTATCTTGGAGGGAGTGGTTACGGCTTCACTGCTGGTCTTTTTGGCCAAAGTCAAGCCAGAATTCCTCTCCCAAGGCCTATCGTTTTCCGGTGAAAATTCTCCTTACCCTACTGCCAACCCTCGCTGA